Within Actinomycetota bacterium, the genomic segment CGAGGCCGGGCGGCGCCTGGTCGACCGGGGCCTGGTGGCCAGGCCCGACGATGCGGTGTTCCTCGCCGACGCCGAGCTCCGGGCGGCGCTGCTGAGCGGGTCGGGCGACCTGCGGGCCCAGGTGGCCCAGCGGCGGGCCGAGCGGGCCTGGGTGGCCGCCCATCCCGGCCCGCGCTCCTATGGCCCTCCGTCGGTGCCGCCCAGCGACCTGCGCGGGCTGCCCGCCGGCCTCCGGCAGCTGTCGGCTGCGATGCTGATGTTGTGGAACCTTGGCCTGCGGACCACGCCCACCCGGCCGGAGGGGGACGGGTCGGTCATCACGGGGCTGGCCGGCTCGCCGGGGCGGCACACCGGGACGGTGCGGGTGATCCGCGAGGAGTCGCAGTTCGGGCGCCTCGGCCCCGGTGAGGTGCTGGTCTGCCCGACCACCAGCCCGGCCTGGTCGGTGCTGTTCACCCAGGCGGGCGCGCTGGTCACCGACGGCGGCGGGCTGCTCGCCCATGCCGCGGTGATCGCCCGCGAGTACGGCATCCCCGCCGTGCTGGCCACCGGCGACGCCACCCGCCGCCTGCGCGACGGCGACGCCGTGACCGTCGACGGCACCGCCGGGGAGGTGCACCTGGCAGCAGACGGGCCACGCCAAGGGAGAGGAGGAGCCAGTGCGGCGGGGCTAAATGGTCTTGTGGTCGGGTGACCTTCGGCCCTTCGTGTACGGGTCAGAGCGCTGAGGTGACTGTTGAACAGTGCCCTCGGCCCGCTGGAGAGGGGGTGCCAACGATGACCCAGGTGCAGGCGATTATGGCGCCTTGGTCCCCGGTCGGCGA encodes:
- a CDS encoding PEP-utilizing enzyme, which produces EAGRRLVDRGLVARPDDAVFLADAELRAALLSGSGDLRAQVAQRRAERAWVAAHPGPRSYGPPSVPPSDLRGLPAGLRQLSAAMLMLWNLGLRTTPTRPEGDGSVITGLAGSPGRHTGTVRVIREESQFGRLGPGEVLVCPTTSPAWSVLFTQAGALVTDGGGLLAHAAVIAREYGIPAVLATGDATRRLRDGDAVTVDGTAGEVHLAADGPRQGRGGASAAGLNGLVVG